A window of Indicator indicator isolate 239-I01 chromosome 25, UM_Iind_1.1, whole genome shotgun sequence contains these coding sequences:
- the TIFA gene encoding TRAF-interacting protein with FHA domain-containing protein A translates to MISHEEADTEETVTCLHLTFYHPCQEDKMMFRCLNFCKRERVRADEVAKFGRDSNICHYNLLDTRVSRIQFSLQFYRKLNSSESSFEIKNMSKKTKLIVDKTELWYLNKIDLPWKCIICFGDYQILAEIQEGEATDYFETHLHLAQVPILQERCLPSLQPIPENGFSSSAFASQGKNPIEIDENESC, encoded by the coding sequence ATGATCTCTCATGAAGAAGCTGACACTGAAGAAACAGTAACTTGTCTCCACCTGACCTTTTACCATCCTTGCCAAGAAGACAAGATGATGTTTCGGTGCTTGAATTTCTGTAAGAGAGAACGGGTCAGGGCAGATGAGGTGGCCAAGTTTGGCCGTGACTCTAACATCTGCCACTACAACTTACTGGACACTCGCGTTTCTCGGATTCAGTTTTCACTGCAGTTCTACAGGAAACTCAACAGCTCAGAATCTTCTTTTGAGATAAAGAACATGAGCAAGAAAACGAAACTGATTGTGGACAAAACAGAACTGTGGTACTTAAACAAAATTGACCTGCCCTGGAAGTGCATCATTTGTTTTGGGGACTACCAGATCTTAGCAGAGATTCAAGAAGGGGAGGCCACAGATTATTTTGAGACTCACTTACACTTGGCTCAAGTGCCAATCTTACAAGAAAGATGCCTGCCATCACTGCAGCCTATACCAGAGAatggcttttcttcttctgcctttgcGTCCCAAGGCAAAAACCCCATAGAGATTGATGAAAATGAGTCCTGCTag